Proteins from one Sabethes cyaneus chromosome 2, idSabCyanKW18_F2, whole genome shotgun sequence genomic window:
- the LOC128738737 gene encoding ecto-NOX disulfide-thiol exchanger 2: MSFALNPLPGNAIAAMHPIMGTIANGSGFITPMTTTTNAATILNSSSLDFTRKQSHSQSGSAPMDLESASERDSTRDGPSTGEKKDSMVQKASQLAVDNTGGPILFNQLIQQPQGFMMMTPGMVNMMDGSSLIGMQTFPVMTQQINSAVDMTSQGLNLTQSEDGKEIIYCKSCTLFPPNPNGPAPKTIDRPPGCRTVFVGGLPNAITEEVIREIFERCGEITTLRFSKKNFCHIRYVFEASVDSAIYLSGYRVKISSGGFNYTTPEPKDPSSFGTLHVDYAHARDDQYDYECRQRKLQRERRHRERVEEDRLRPLSPQPVIHYTDHEATAVAERLKNDESFVKAVTTLITWLERGDCSKKNANNFYTMIQSTNSHVRRLLSEKAICDEELSRAREMYRKQMQSMLIEFNQIEKVFTAASHKKVWDHFTKAQRKNIDAWKKQSLDIRSIQLDDVGDDEMDLSDDEGSSAKKSRWDIRKERIDSSSEAETQSVRSDLEMKTMQIQVLQETIRNLQTQLLDYNYKEMERHNKIQDLEEKLKHANVKQLLLKTKIATTQSKLSSCTTNASSSSKAESEVDESEVSEVETKSVATAPAPIAEPIPAEAALPATIDPNEARVITLVSTFLVVHPHGASIDYIWSYVNRYVPELKVKLLEELLQRYRNLFREEVSGIGAKIERNWKFVGYESKDEDEKS; encoded by the exons ATGTCGTTTGCATTAAATCCATTACCGGGCAATGCGATTGCTGCAATGC ATCCAATTATGGGAACTATTGCAAACGGCAGTGGTTTTATAACTCCTATGACTACAACAACAAATGCAGCCACAATATTGAATAGCAGTTCATTGGATTTCACCCGAAAACAGAGTCATTCACAATCTGGTTCTGCTCCTATGGATCTCGAATCGGCATCAGAACGTGATTCTACGAGAGATGGACCTTCAACCGGCGAGAAAAAAGATAGTATGGTTCAAAAAGCGAGCCAACTAGCCGTTGATAATACCGGAGGTCCAATTTTGTTTAATCAGCTGATACAACAGCCTCAAGGGTTTATGATGATGACACCAGGAATGGTTAACATGATGGATGGATCTTCTTTGATCGGAATGCAAACATTTCCTGTTATGACACAACAGATTAATTCTGCAGTAGATATGACATCTCAAGGATTAAACCTTACCCAATCAGAAGACGGTAAGGAGATTATATATTGTAAATCTTGTACACTGTTTCCTCCAAATCCAAATGGTCCTGCGCCAAAAACGATTGACCGTCCACCAGGATGCCGAACCGTATTTGTTGGTGGCTTACCTAATGCAATCACGGAAGAAGTGATCCGTGAGATTTTCGAACGGTGTGGAGAGATAACAACACTTCgtttttcaaagaaaaactTTTGCCACATTCGTTATGTATTCGAAGCATCGGTGGACTCTGCTATTTATCTGTCTGGTTATCGGGTTAAGATAAGCAGTGGTGGGTTCAATTATACTACACCGGAACCAAAGGATCCATCCTCATTTGGAACTTTGCACGTAGATTATGCACATGCTCGCGATGATCAATATGATTACGAATGCCGTCAACGTAAACTGCAGCGCGAAAGGCGTCATCGTGAACGAGTGGAAGAAGACCGTCTTCGACCGCTCTCGCCTCAGCCAGTTATTCACTATACTGATCACGAGGCTACGGCGGTTGCTGAAAGGCTAAAAAATGATGAAAGTTTTGTTAAAGCTGTTACGACTCTTATAACGTGGCTCGAACGAGGTGACTGCAGCAAGAAGAATGCTAACAACTTCTACACTATGATCCAAAGCACCAATTCACACGTTCGGCGACTTCTCAGCGAAAAAGCAATTTGTGATGAAGAATTGAGTCGTGCACGAGAAATGTACAGAAAACAGATGCAGAGCATGTTAATTGAAT TCAATCAGATTGAAAAAGTATTCACTGCGGCCAGTCACAAGAAGGTTTGGGATCATTTTACTAAAGCCCAGAGAAAAAACATCGACGCCTGGAAGAAGCAATCATTG GATATAAGGAGCATACAACTGGATGATGTCGGTGATGATGAAATGGATCTATCCGATGATGAGGGATCCTCTGCTAAAAAGTCCCGCTGGGATATCCGGAAA GAAAGAATTGACAGTTCATCTGAAGCGGAAACACAGTCAGTTCGATCGGATCttgaaatgaaaacaatgcAAATTCAAGTTTTGCAAGAGACAATCCGCAATCTGCAGACCCAACTATTAGACTACAATTACAAAGAGATGGAGCGTCACAATAAAATCCAGGATCTGGAGGAAAAATTAAAGCACGCTAATGTGAAACAGCTGCTTCTGAAGACAAAAATCGCGACCACTCAGTCAAAGCTGTCATCCTGCACAACCAACGCTTCCTCGTCGTCCAAAGCAGAATCTGAAGTGGATGAAAGTGAAGTGTCCGAAGTCGAAACTAAATCAGTGGCGACTGCTCCAGCTCCCATCGCAGAGCCGATTCCAGCTGAAGCAGCCCTGCCTGCCACAATTGATCCGAATGAGGCTCGAGTCATTACACTGGTCTCTACGTTTTTAGTAGTACATCCTCATGGTGCTAGTATCGATTATATTTGGTCTTATGTAAATCGTTACGTACCAGAGCTAAAGGTAAAGCTGCTCGAAGAATTGTTGCAACGATACAGAAACCTTTTCCGGGAAGAAGTAAGTGGAATAGGCGcaaaaatcgaaagaaattgGAAATTTGTTGGGTATGAAAGTAAGGATGAAGATGAAAAGTCATAA